The window tgaacggagagatccttgatgaaaacctgctccagagcagcacagacctcagactgtggtgaaggttcatcttccaacagtacatcaaccctaaacacacagccaagacaatgcaggagtggcttcgggacaagtctctgaatgtctttgagtggcccagccggagcccagacttgaacctgattgaaaaAGGTATTTATTTTtgctttattcaactaggcaagtcagttaagaacaaattcttatttacaatgacggcctactggggaacggtgggttaactgccttgttcaagggcagaatgacagatttgtaccttgtcaactcggggattcgatccagcaacctttcagttactggcccaatgctctaaccaccaggataACTGCCGCCCccaaaatctctggagagacctgaaaatagctgtgcagcaacactccccattcaacctgacagagcttgagaggatcgacagagatgaatgggagaagctccccaaatacaggtgtgccaagcttgtaacatcatacccaagaagactcgaggctgtaatcgctgccaaaggtacttcaacaaagtactgagttttctacattgtagaataatagtgaagacatcaaaactatgaaataacacatatggaataatgtagtaaccaaaaaaagtgttaaacaaatcaaaatataatttataagGGGTCTCCCGAGTtgcagtctgaatacttatttaaatgtgataattacgtttttttattttatatttaagacaTTTgctacaataaaaaataaaaaaactgtttttactttgtcattatgggctattgtgatgtcattatgggctattgtgatgtcattctgggctattgtgatgtcattatgggctattgtgatgtcattatgggctattgtgatgtcattctggggtattgtgatgtcattatggggtattgtgatgtcattctggggtattgtgtgtagattgatcaggggAAGAAGGCAATTGAAccaatattagaataaggctgtaacgtaacaacatgttgaaaaaggtcaaggggtctgaaacaCTCGATCTTGACCGATACTAGTAACAATGTGCCACAACTACGAACTATGGAAAACCATCCTGAAAATGAACTTTCTCCAAGTATGAACTTTTGAAATGCATAAAGGTCACAATAGAAATCCATTTTAACTAGGTGCTGTAACGTGTCTTAGAGAGTAAAACATAATGAGGGGAATAAATGGGCATTGGAAGGCTTTTCTGATTTACGCTGGTATTTTACACATTCTGAGGGTATTAAGAGTGCCCTAAAAAGAACATTACCAAGCCACATAAAAAGGCAAGGATTAAAGTAGGTAGGCCTTAATGTGGCAGAGTATAAAGAATCATGAGACGAGATAAATTGTCCCAGAAATGATACTGTTTAACTTAGTCTTCCTGGTGGGTCttcctgggtgggagggaggataCATTTTTTTCCAGGATGGGGTCCGTTTTTGTAACTCATTAAAAAGCTAAGTTGCCAACAGGCAAGACTCGTAAAATATGAAAAGAAATTAGTGGGTCGTAATTTGACAGAAGAAGAAAGGTAACAATAATGATGTGTAATAAACTGACACtgacaatctgtctgtctgtctgtctgtcctgtctgtctgtcctgtctgtctgtctgtctgtctgtctgtctgtctgtctgtctgtctgtctgtctgtctgtctgtctgtctgtctgtctgtctgtctgtctgtctgtctgtctgtctgtctgtctgtctgtctgtctgtctgtctgtctgtctgtctgtcctgtctgtctgtcctgtctgtctgtctgtctgtctgtctgtctgtctgtctgtctgtctgtctgtctgtctgtctgtctgtctgtctgtctgtctgtctgtctgtctgctggagcCAAATGTCATTCATATTTTATCCACAGAGCAGCACCACTAATTGGCTCTATAGCTTCCATTTCCTGAATTACATTTCCagaatccatccctccatccctgttcTCACTCACCTTTTAAAGCTAAATCATTTGAGTTCAAAAGAAAGCGCTAGTGACAGGCAATGAGAGAGGCGAGGCAGagtgaatgagaaagagagagggagggagagaaaaaaaaacgttcTTCTCAGGTCCTCTTTTTAATGAGATAAAAAATTCCCACTTCTCCCCATTTCCCTGCTATAATTGCTGATTATGTTGTTATACACCATACCaggagctctcctctcctccagcctctCCTCCCCATCAGCCAGATTCAGCATGGCATCTACAGGGCTTCAAAGGGCCCAGGCTGGAGAGGTGGGCAGGCTCGTTTGGAGCGTCTCTCCTTCAGGCCGCAGTAACGCAGCAAGGTAAACACTGCATGGTTACTCCTAATTACCCCTCTGGACTCGGCCAGGCCAGCTCTGTTTCAGCTGACCCCTGTGATAATAAAGCTTAAGGGCATATTGTAGTTCTTTTGACAGTTTAATTAGGAATTCAGCTGTAGGGGCACAAAGCAAGTTACCGTGTGCCATGAATATTTGAAAAGAATGACTTCCAAAAATAATCCCAATGAAAACGGTCTTCCTCCGTCCTGAACTGCTACGCTACGGGACAGACAAGGGGATGTTAGGTCAATGATTCTAATCAATAACCTCTTGATCTCCTACATGTTAATACACTGCTGCCTGCTGTTATCTAAGCTCCAGAAGAAGAAGACTGGAGGGGGACGGGACGGGGGACGGGAGGGGGACGGGACGGGGGACGGGAGGGGGACGGGAGGGGGACGGGAGGGAGACGGGACGGGGGACGGGAGGGGGACGGGAGGGGGACGGGACGGGGGACGGGAAGGGTGGACGGGAGGGGGACAGGAGGGGGACGGGATGGGGGACGGGAGGGAGACGGGACGGGGGACGGGACGGGGGACGGGAGGGGGACGGGACGGGGGACGGGAGGGGGGacgggggacaggggacaggggacaggggacggGACGGGAGGGGGGGGGACGGGAGGGTTGAATAGTGGGGGCAAcacttgtttttttctttgtgacttgcggtaactctgcgtggttctaaatcaatagtttgTTTAGTATTCTGCAAATGGCTGAAATATTAagttgcttgaccatgctgcaggTCGTGTCACTGTTTGttacatacaatatgttttgtggacttcaccggaaaGATGTTGCTCTCcagagtgtgcaaggctgtcatcaaggcaaatttgaagaatctcaaatatcaaaatatattattttttttgttacccctttttctccccaattggtagttacagtcttgtcccatcgctgcaactcccgtacggactcgggagaggcgaaggtcgagagccgtgcgtcctccgaaacacaacacaacacaaccaagatGCACtgcttgacacaatgcccacttaacccggaagccagccgcaccaatgtgtcagaggaaacctcgtacacctggtgaccgtgtcagcgtgcactgcgcccggcccgccacaggagtcgcttgtgtgcgatgggacaaggacatccctgccagccaaaccctcctctaacccggacgaagctgggccaattgtgtgctgccccatgggtctcccggtcacagccggctgcgacagagcctggactcgaagccagaatctctagtggcacagctatgcagtgccttagaccactgggcAACTCGGGAGACCccttataaaatatattttgatttgtttaaccattttttggttactacattattccatatgtgttatttcatagttttgatgtcttcactattattctacaatgtagaaaaaaaataaaaaaaataaagaaaaacccttgaatgagcaggtgttctaaaacctttggcCAGTAGTGTAGGCTGCAGGAATGCTATAGTGTAAATGCATACTGCTGTAGAATGATATAGGCTGTAGGAATGCTATAGTGTAAATGCATACTGCTGTAGAATGATATAGGCTGTAGGAATGCTATAGTGTAAATGCATACTGCTGTAGAATGATATAGGCTGTAGGAATGCTATAGTGTAAATGCATACTGCTGTAGAATGATATAGGCTGTAGGAATGCTATAGTGTAAATGCATACTGCTGTAGAATGATATAGGCTGCAGGAATGCTATAGTGTAAATGCATACTGCTGTAGAATGATATAGGCTGTAGGAATGCTATAGTGTAAATGCATACTGCTGTAGAATGATATAGGCTGCAGGAATGCTATAGTGTAAATGCATACTGCTGTAGAATTATATAGGCTGTAGGAATGCTATAGTGTAAATGCATACTGCTGTAGAATGATATAGGCTGTAGGAATGCTATAGTGTAAATGCATACTGCTGTAGAATGATATAGGCTGTAGGAATGCTATAGTGTAAATGCATACTGCTGTAGAATGATATAGGCTGCAGGAATGCTATAGTGTAAATGCATACTGCTGTAGAATGATATAGGCTGCAGGAATGCTATAGTGTAAATGCATACTGCTGTAGAATGATATAGGCTGCAGGAATGCTATAGTGTAAATACATAATGCTCTAGACAGAATAAGAGACACAAGACAAAGGTTGTGTCCCGAATTTAAGAGAGAAGGCCTGGGCTGGGGGTTAATATGGTACCACTTCTCCAACCAGGGATGCCATGTGTTTAAGAGACAAGGCCTGGGGTTAATATGATACCACTTCTCCAACCAGGGATGCCATGTGTTTAGGGACAAGGTCTGGGGTTAATATGACACCACTTCTCCAACCAGGGATGCCATGTGTTTAAGAGACAAGGCCTGGGGTTAATATGATACCACTTCTCCAACCAGGGAGGCCATGTGTTTAAGAGACAAGGTCTGGTGTTAATATGGTACCACTTCTCCAACCAGCGATGCCATGTCTTTAAGAGACAAGGCCTGGGGTTAATATGATACCACTTCTCCAACCAGGGATGCCATGTGAATTCTCCTAGTCATGGTTAAcatggaaaaacaaatgattgtggTTTGCTATATAAAAGTCTGACAAGGAGTGAGGTCTTGCAGCTGCAAGTAGAAAACCACACTGGGTTGGAAGATGTTCTTGGCCGACTGTACAGTGAGGAATGTGGCTTCACTCCAACTACTGGCAGGCTGTGCTGGGGGAAGCCTGGGTAAATCTGGAAGCAATTACCAAGCGCTTGATGCAAGTAAATTCCCATATTACCTTGGCGGGCATCTGAaaaagacattttgcaggagaaggTATTTGGTGAGGTTTAGTTTCTGGAGCTTAGCAACATAAATGTGTTGTCAGTGAACTATTAAAAACAGTGGACTTACTGTATGTTGGCAAGTGGTACTGTGTGGATGAATGGATCTGATTACTAGGAAGTCCATGAAATAATAACCTAAATGGGTGCAGTGCTGCAGAATCTCTGATACGTCCCCTGACTACACTGACATGGACATGTGTTCTAAAtaacaccatattccctatatagtgcactacagtacagtgtgcacaaacacacagacaaagatcctccccacggacacacacacacacacacacacacacacacacacacacacacacagacaaagatcctccacacggacacacacacacacacacacacacacacacacacacacacacacacacacacacacacacacacacacacacacacacagacaaagatccttcccacacacacacacacacacacacacacacacacacacacacacacacactcctgctttttAGCAGAACACTATATAGAAGTAATTTTAAATAGTAATTTGATCTTATTTGACTTGCCTGGATAAATAAGGATAGTACAAATTTAggcaattttcgcctaaaattacaAGTCTAACTGCTTGtaactcaggacctgaagcatggatatgcatattcttgataccatttgaaaggaaacactttgaggttTGTGGAAACGTGAAATTAAtgaaggagaatataacacattagatctggtaaaatataatacgtacattagttttttttaaagcatcTTTGAAATGCAGGAGAAAGGACACAATGTATTATTGCAgtttaggcgcaatttagattttagccactagatggcagcagtgtatgtgcaaagttttagactgatccaatgaaccattgcattactgTTCAACATGTTgtaagtctgcccaaatgtgcttaattgatacattttcaaatacataactgtacactctcctcaaacaatagcatggtattctttcactctaacagctactgtaaattggacagtgcagttcgattaacaagaatttaatctttctgcccatatcagatatgtctatgtcctgggaaatgttcttgttacttacaatggAATTCTAATCACAATAgtgcacgttagctcaaccgtcccacgggggggtgggtggggtgtgtggggggggggttaaatagaaaatacatagggaatagggtgtcattacgGACGCAGCCATGCCAGCCCCTACATCCAGGTTCCCTGGGGGACAGAACCTGAGGATTCATCCTCTTCCATACGCAACCATCAGAAACAGGAAATGCCAGACGGAACGTTGCGAATCAATGTAGGAAACCTCCTggaaaaagaagagaggaggaggaagaggaggaggacagtaTGATGTGAAATATGAGGCTCTTCTTTTTAAAACCCCACACCAAATGTCCTTCAACTCCCACACACAGGAAGACACAGATGTGCGGGGAAACTtgcagatgtacacacacacacacacacacacacacacacacacacacacacacacacacacacacacacacacacacatacacacacacacacacacacacat is drawn from Oncorhynchus kisutch isolate 150728-3 unplaced genomic scaffold, Okis_V2 Okis04b-Okis11a_hom, whole genome shotgun sequence and contains these coding sequences:
- the LOC116359715 gene encoding acanthoscurrin-1-like, with translation MLIHCCLLLSKLQKKKTGGGRDGGREGDGTGDGRGTGGGREGDGTGDGRGTGGGRDGGREGWTGGGQEGDGMGDGRETGRGTGRGTGGGRDGGREGGRGTGDRGQGTGREGGGREG